In the Engystomops pustulosus chromosome 2, aEngPut4.maternal, whole genome shotgun sequence genome, one interval contains:
- the LOC140119638 gene encoding nectin-4-like isoform X4 — MSALLRVSLLLQVVSCQVRVNTEDYAWYNSSKILKCQADTGEEIKQITWEWQGGGAKMTFLTYRNDTGSILQKSYENRVKFKGDGNKDGSIEILNVALADEGIFKCVFTTYPTGTIEGEIQLHVLVLPIVTQELKQDVTTPCYNLVAECLASSAKPSAEILWIIYGINYTSEEKTFPNSNGTSNTQSQLYMTSTPGLYGLSIQCLVFQPKIPMEYQKNITVTKNLTNIQFPPQMVEIEVLKNDKEALQLLCKSDGNPRPKYNWKRGTNLDLVNSVAQDWPKRGVSTGRRNKEKSVLLHSSSETLNFTAAPDDGLYICEAENNVGVNRGYIYMHPLKSSSRQRYGLLYSIISVGFFLFLIMSYFIISRNRRSEDHEKIVAPLLQGSERKRRSEDHEKIAAPLLQGSERNQSSENNEDTNMEESERAPET; from the exons TGAGAGTGAATACAGAGGACTACGCCTGGTACAACTCAAGCAAGATCCTGAAATGTCAAGCTGATACCGGAGAGGAAATCAAACAAATCACCTGGGAGTGGCAAGGGGGCGGAGCCAAAATGACCTTTCTCACCTACAGGAATGACACTGGATCCATCCTTCAGAAGTCATACGAAAACAGAGTTAAATTCAAGGGTGACGGAAACAAAGACGGATCCATTGAGATACTCAACGTCGCCCTCGCCGATGAAGGCATCTTCAAATGTGTCTTCACCACCTACCCAACCGGAACCATCGAAGGGGAAATCCAGCTACACGTTTTAG TTTTACCAATCGTCACACAAGAGCTTAAGCAAGACGTCACGACTCCCTGTTATAATTTGGTGGCTGAATGTTTGGCGTCCTCAGCAAAACCTTCTGCGGAAATCCTTTGGATTATATATGGGATAAATTATACATCAGAAGAAAAAACCTTTCCAAACTCTAATGGCACATCGAATACGCAGAGTCAGCTGTACATGACGTCCACCCCGGGGCTGTACGGTCTTTCGATACAATGTTTGGTCTTTCAGCCCAAGATTCCAATGGAATATCAAAAGAACATCACAGTTACCAAGAACTTAACCAACATTCAGT TTCCTCCTCAGATGGTGGAGATCGAGGTTCTCAAAAACGACAAAGAAGCGCTGCAGCTTTTATGCAAATCTGATGGCAACCCAAGACCAAAGTACAACTggaagag AGGTACCAATCTAGATCTGGTAAATAGTGTGGCACAGGACTGGCCTAAGCGTGGAGTCTCCACAGGTAG GAGAAACAAAGAGAAAAGTGTTCTCCTGCATTCATCATCAGAGACTCTGAACTTCACTGCTGCACCTGACGATGGACTGTATATCTGTGAAGCGGAAAACAACGTAGGGGTAAACCGaggatatatatacatgcatccaTTAAAAA GTTCATCCCGTCAGCGTTACGGACTCCTATACAGCATCATCTCTGTGGGTTTCTTTCTGTTCCTGATTATGAGTTATTTTATCATATCCAG gAACCGAAGAAGTGAAGACCATGAAAAAATTGTTGCCCCTTTATTGCAAGGAAGTGAACG GAAACGAAGAAGTGAAGATCATGAAAAAATTGCTGCCCCTTTATTGCAAGGAAGTGAACG GAATCAAAGCAGTGAAAATAATGAAGACACCAATATGGAGGAATCTGAAAG
- the LOC140119638 gene encoding nectin-4-like isoform X5, translated as MSALLRVSLLLQVVSCQVRVNTEDYAWYNSSKILKCQADTGEEIKQITWEWQGGGAKMTFLTYRNDTGSILQKSYENRVKFKGDGNKDGSIEILNVALADEGIFKCVFTTYPTGTIEGEIQLHVLVLPIVTQELKQDVTTPCYNLVAECLASSAKPSAEILWIIYGINYTSEEKTFPNSNGTSNTQSQLYMTSTPGLYGLSIQCLVFQPKIPMEYQKNITVTKNLTNIQFPPQMVEIEVLKNDKEALQLLCKSDGNPRPKYNWKRRNKEKSVLLHSSSETLNFTAAPDDGLYICEAENNVGVNRGYIYMHPLKSSSRQRYGLLYSIISVGFFLFLIMSYFIISRNRRSEDHEKIVAPLLQGSERKRRSEDHEKIAAPLLQGSERKRRSEDHEKIAAPLLQGSERNQSSENNEDTNMEESERAPET; from the exons TGAGAGTGAATACAGAGGACTACGCCTGGTACAACTCAAGCAAGATCCTGAAATGTCAAGCTGATACCGGAGAGGAAATCAAACAAATCACCTGGGAGTGGCAAGGGGGCGGAGCCAAAATGACCTTTCTCACCTACAGGAATGACACTGGATCCATCCTTCAGAAGTCATACGAAAACAGAGTTAAATTCAAGGGTGACGGAAACAAAGACGGATCCATTGAGATACTCAACGTCGCCCTCGCCGATGAAGGCATCTTCAAATGTGTCTTCACCACCTACCCAACCGGAACCATCGAAGGGGAAATCCAGCTACACGTTTTAG TTTTACCAATCGTCACACAAGAGCTTAAGCAAGACGTCACGACTCCCTGTTATAATTTGGTGGCTGAATGTTTGGCGTCCTCAGCAAAACCTTCTGCGGAAATCCTTTGGATTATATATGGGATAAATTATACATCAGAAGAAAAAACCTTTCCAAACTCTAATGGCACATCGAATACGCAGAGTCAGCTGTACATGACGTCCACCCCGGGGCTGTACGGTCTTTCGATACAATGTTTGGTCTTTCAGCCCAAGATTCCAATGGAATATCAAAAGAACATCACAGTTACCAAGAACTTAACCAACATTCAGT TTCCTCCTCAGATGGTGGAGATCGAGGTTCTCAAAAACGACAAAGAAGCGCTGCAGCTTTTATGCAAATCTGATGGCAACCCAAGACCAAAGTACAACTggaagag GAGAAACAAAGAGAAAAGTGTTCTCCTGCATTCATCATCAGAGACTCTGAACTTCACTGCTGCACCTGACGATGGACTGTATATCTGTGAAGCGGAAAACAACGTAGGGGTAAACCGaggatatatatacatgcatccaTTAAAAA GTTCATCCCGTCAGCGTTACGGACTCCTATACAGCATCATCTCTGTGGGTTTCTTTCTGTTCCTGATTATGAGTTATTTTATCATATCCAG gAACCGAAGAAGTGAAGACCATGAAAAAATTGTTGCCCCTTTATTGCAAGGAAGTGAACG GAAACGAAGAAGTGAAGATCATGAAAAAATTGCTGCCCCTTTATTGCAAGGAAGTGAACG GAAACGAAGAAGTGAAGATCATGAAAAAATTGCTGCCCCTTTATTGCAAGGAAGTGAACG GAATCAAAGCAGTGAAAATAATGAAGACACCAATATGGAGGAATCTGAAAG
- the LOC140119638 gene encoding nectin-4-like isoform X6 — protein sequence MSALLRVSLLLQVVSCQVRVNTEDYAWYNSSKILKCQADTGEEIKQITWEWQGGGAKMTFLTYRNDTGSILQKSYENRVKFKGDGNKDGSIEILNVALADEGIFKCVFTTYPTGTIEGEIQLHVLVLPIVTQELKQDVTTPCYNLVAECLASSAKPSAEILWIIYGINYTSEEKTFPNSNGTSNTQSQLYMTSTPGLYGLSIQCLVFQPKIPMEYQKNITVTKNLTNIQFPPQMVEIEVLKNDKEALQLLCKSDGNPRPKYNWKRGTNLDLVNSVAQDWPKRGVSTGRRNKEKSVLLHSSSETLNFTAAPDDGLYICEAENNVGVNRGYIYMHPLKSSSRQRYGLLYSIISVGFFLFLIMSYFIISRNRRSEDHEKIVAPLLQGSERNQSSENNEDTNMEESERAPET from the exons TGAGAGTGAATACAGAGGACTACGCCTGGTACAACTCAAGCAAGATCCTGAAATGTCAAGCTGATACCGGAGAGGAAATCAAACAAATCACCTGGGAGTGGCAAGGGGGCGGAGCCAAAATGACCTTTCTCACCTACAGGAATGACACTGGATCCATCCTTCAGAAGTCATACGAAAACAGAGTTAAATTCAAGGGTGACGGAAACAAAGACGGATCCATTGAGATACTCAACGTCGCCCTCGCCGATGAAGGCATCTTCAAATGTGTCTTCACCACCTACCCAACCGGAACCATCGAAGGGGAAATCCAGCTACACGTTTTAG TTTTACCAATCGTCACACAAGAGCTTAAGCAAGACGTCACGACTCCCTGTTATAATTTGGTGGCTGAATGTTTGGCGTCCTCAGCAAAACCTTCTGCGGAAATCCTTTGGATTATATATGGGATAAATTATACATCAGAAGAAAAAACCTTTCCAAACTCTAATGGCACATCGAATACGCAGAGTCAGCTGTACATGACGTCCACCCCGGGGCTGTACGGTCTTTCGATACAATGTTTGGTCTTTCAGCCCAAGATTCCAATGGAATATCAAAAGAACATCACAGTTACCAAGAACTTAACCAACATTCAGT TTCCTCCTCAGATGGTGGAGATCGAGGTTCTCAAAAACGACAAAGAAGCGCTGCAGCTTTTATGCAAATCTGATGGCAACCCAAGACCAAAGTACAACTggaagag AGGTACCAATCTAGATCTGGTAAATAGTGTGGCACAGGACTGGCCTAAGCGTGGAGTCTCCACAGGTAG GAGAAACAAAGAGAAAAGTGTTCTCCTGCATTCATCATCAGAGACTCTGAACTTCACTGCTGCACCTGACGATGGACTGTATATCTGTGAAGCGGAAAACAACGTAGGGGTAAACCGaggatatatatacatgcatccaTTAAAAA GTTCATCCCGTCAGCGTTACGGACTCCTATACAGCATCATCTCTGTGGGTTTCTTTCTGTTCCTGATTATGAGTTATTTTATCATATCCAG gAACCGAAGAAGTGAAGACCATGAAAAAATTGTTGCCCCTTTATTGCAAGGAAGTGAACG GAATCAAAGCAGTGAAAATAATGAAGACACCAATATGGAGGAATCTGAAAG
- the LOC140119638 gene encoding nectin-4-like isoform X2 codes for MSALLRVSLLLQVVSCQVRVNTEDYAWYNSSKILKCQADTGEEIKQITWEWQGGGAKMTFLTYRNDTGSILQKSYENRVKFKGDGNKDGSIEILNVALADEGIFKCVFTTYPTGTIEGEIQLHVLVLPIVTQELKQDVTTPCYNLVAECLASSAKPSAEILWIIYGINYTSEEKTFPNSNGTSNTQSQLYMTSTPGLYGLSIQCLVFQPKIPMEYQKNITVTKNLTNIQFPPQMVEIEVLKNDKEALQLLCKSDGNPRPKYNWKRGTNLDLVNSVAQDWPKRGVSTGRRNKEKSVLLHSSSETLNFTAAPDDGLYICEAENNVGVNRGYIYMHPLKSSSRQRYGLLYSIISVGFFLFLIMSYFIISRKRRSEDHEKIAAPLLQGSERKRRSEDHEKIAAPLLQGSERNQSSENNEDTNMEESERAPET; via the exons TGAGAGTGAATACAGAGGACTACGCCTGGTACAACTCAAGCAAGATCCTGAAATGTCAAGCTGATACCGGAGAGGAAATCAAACAAATCACCTGGGAGTGGCAAGGGGGCGGAGCCAAAATGACCTTTCTCACCTACAGGAATGACACTGGATCCATCCTTCAGAAGTCATACGAAAACAGAGTTAAATTCAAGGGTGACGGAAACAAAGACGGATCCATTGAGATACTCAACGTCGCCCTCGCCGATGAAGGCATCTTCAAATGTGTCTTCACCACCTACCCAACCGGAACCATCGAAGGGGAAATCCAGCTACACGTTTTAG TTTTACCAATCGTCACACAAGAGCTTAAGCAAGACGTCACGACTCCCTGTTATAATTTGGTGGCTGAATGTTTGGCGTCCTCAGCAAAACCTTCTGCGGAAATCCTTTGGATTATATATGGGATAAATTATACATCAGAAGAAAAAACCTTTCCAAACTCTAATGGCACATCGAATACGCAGAGTCAGCTGTACATGACGTCCACCCCGGGGCTGTACGGTCTTTCGATACAATGTTTGGTCTTTCAGCCCAAGATTCCAATGGAATATCAAAAGAACATCACAGTTACCAAGAACTTAACCAACATTCAGT TTCCTCCTCAGATGGTGGAGATCGAGGTTCTCAAAAACGACAAAGAAGCGCTGCAGCTTTTATGCAAATCTGATGGCAACCCAAGACCAAAGTACAACTggaagag AGGTACCAATCTAGATCTGGTAAATAGTGTGGCACAGGACTGGCCTAAGCGTGGAGTCTCCACAGGTAG GAGAAACAAAGAGAAAAGTGTTCTCCTGCATTCATCATCAGAGACTCTGAACTTCACTGCTGCACCTGACGATGGACTGTATATCTGTGAAGCGGAAAACAACGTAGGGGTAAACCGaggatatatatacatgcatccaTTAAAAA GTTCATCCCGTCAGCGTTACGGACTCCTATACAGCATCATCTCTGTGGGTTTCTTTCTGTTCCTGATTATGAGTTATTTTATCATATCCAG GAAACGAAGAAGTGAAGATCATGAAAAAATTGCTGCCCCTTTATTGCAAGGAAGTGAACG GAAACGAAGAAGTGAAGATCATGAAAAAATTGCTGCCCCTTTATTGCAAGGAAGTGAACG GAATCAAAGCAGTGAAAATAATGAAGACACCAATATGGAGGAATCTGAAAG
- the LOC140119638 gene encoding OX-2 membrane glycoprotein-like isoform X7, with protein MSALLRVSLLLQVVSCQVRVNTEDYAWYNSSKILKCQADTGEEIKQITWEWQGGGAKMTFLTYRNDTGSILQKSYENRVKFKGDGNKDGSIEILNVALADEGIFKCVFTTYPTGTIEGEIQLHVLVLPIVTQELKQDVTTPCYNLVAECLASSAKPSAEILWIIYGINYTSEEKTFPNSNGTSNTQSQLYMTSTPGLYGLSIQCLVFQPKIPMEYQKNITVTKNLTNIQFPPQMVEIEVLKNDKEALQLLCKSDGNPRPKYNWKRGTNLDLVNSVAQDWPKRGVSTGRRNKEKSVLLHSSSETLNFTAAPDDGLYICEAENNVGVNRGYIYMHPLKSSSRQRYGLLYSIISVGFFLFLIMSYFIISR; from the exons TGAGAGTGAATACAGAGGACTACGCCTGGTACAACTCAAGCAAGATCCTGAAATGTCAAGCTGATACCGGAGAGGAAATCAAACAAATCACCTGGGAGTGGCAAGGGGGCGGAGCCAAAATGACCTTTCTCACCTACAGGAATGACACTGGATCCATCCTTCAGAAGTCATACGAAAACAGAGTTAAATTCAAGGGTGACGGAAACAAAGACGGATCCATTGAGATACTCAACGTCGCCCTCGCCGATGAAGGCATCTTCAAATGTGTCTTCACCACCTACCCAACCGGAACCATCGAAGGGGAAATCCAGCTACACGTTTTAG TTTTACCAATCGTCACACAAGAGCTTAAGCAAGACGTCACGACTCCCTGTTATAATTTGGTGGCTGAATGTTTGGCGTCCTCAGCAAAACCTTCTGCGGAAATCCTTTGGATTATATATGGGATAAATTATACATCAGAAGAAAAAACCTTTCCAAACTCTAATGGCACATCGAATACGCAGAGTCAGCTGTACATGACGTCCACCCCGGGGCTGTACGGTCTTTCGATACAATGTTTGGTCTTTCAGCCCAAGATTCCAATGGAATATCAAAAGAACATCACAGTTACCAAGAACTTAACCAACATTCAGT TTCCTCCTCAGATGGTGGAGATCGAGGTTCTCAAAAACGACAAAGAAGCGCTGCAGCTTTTATGCAAATCTGATGGCAACCCAAGACCAAAGTACAACTggaagag AGGTACCAATCTAGATCTGGTAAATAGTGTGGCACAGGACTGGCCTAAGCGTGGAGTCTCCACAGGTAG GAGAAACAAAGAGAAAAGTGTTCTCCTGCATTCATCATCAGAGACTCTGAACTTCACTGCTGCACCTGACGATGGACTGTATATCTGTGAAGCGGAAAACAACGTAGGGGTAAACCGaggatatatatacatgcatccaTTAAAAA GTTCATCCCGTCAGCGTTACGGACTCCTATACAGCATCATCTCTGTGGGTTTCTTTCTGTTCCTGATTATGAGTTATTTTATCATATCCAG GTGA
- the LOC140119638 gene encoding nectin-4-like isoform X1 produces MSALLRVSLLLQVVSCQVRVNTEDYAWYNSSKILKCQADTGEEIKQITWEWQGGGAKMTFLTYRNDTGSILQKSYENRVKFKGDGNKDGSIEILNVALADEGIFKCVFTTYPTGTIEGEIQLHVLVLPIVTQELKQDVTTPCYNLVAECLASSAKPSAEILWIIYGINYTSEEKTFPNSNGTSNTQSQLYMTSTPGLYGLSIQCLVFQPKIPMEYQKNITVTKNLTNIQFPPQMVEIEVLKNDKEALQLLCKSDGNPRPKYNWKRGTNLDLVNSVAQDWPKRGVSTGRRNKEKSVLLHSSSETLNFTAAPDDGLYICEAENNVGVNRGYIYMHPLKSSSRQRYGLLYSIISVGFFLFLIMSYFIISRNRRSEDHEKIVAPLLQGSERKRRSEDHEKIAAPLLQGSERKRRSEDHEKIAAPLLQGSERNQSSENNEDTNMEESERAPET; encoded by the exons TGAGAGTGAATACAGAGGACTACGCCTGGTACAACTCAAGCAAGATCCTGAAATGTCAAGCTGATACCGGAGAGGAAATCAAACAAATCACCTGGGAGTGGCAAGGGGGCGGAGCCAAAATGACCTTTCTCACCTACAGGAATGACACTGGATCCATCCTTCAGAAGTCATACGAAAACAGAGTTAAATTCAAGGGTGACGGAAACAAAGACGGATCCATTGAGATACTCAACGTCGCCCTCGCCGATGAAGGCATCTTCAAATGTGTCTTCACCACCTACCCAACCGGAACCATCGAAGGGGAAATCCAGCTACACGTTTTAG TTTTACCAATCGTCACACAAGAGCTTAAGCAAGACGTCACGACTCCCTGTTATAATTTGGTGGCTGAATGTTTGGCGTCCTCAGCAAAACCTTCTGCGGAAATCCTTTGGATTATATATGGGATAAATTATACATCAGAAGAAAAAACCTTTCCAAACTCTAATGGCACATCGAATACGCAGAGTCAGCTGTACATGACGTCCACCCCGGGGCTGTACGGTCTTTCGATACAATGTTTGGTCTTTCAGCCCAAGATTCCAATGGAATATCAAAAGAACATCACAGTTACCAAGAACTTAACCAACATTCAGT TTCCTCCTCAGATGGTGGAGATCGAGGTTCTCAAAAACGACAAAGAAGCGCTGCAGCTTTTATGCAAATCTGATGGCAACCCAAGACCAAAGTACAACTggaagag AGGTACCAATCTAGATCTGGTAAATAGTGTGGCACAGGACTGGCCTAAGCGTGGAGTCTCCACAGGTAG GAGAAACAAAGAGAAAAGTGTTCTCCTGCATTCATCATCAGAGACTCTGAACTTCACTGCTGCACCTGACGATGGACTGTATATCTGTGAAGCGGAAAACAACGTAGGGGTAAACCGaggatatatatacatgcatccaTTAAAAA GTTCATCCCGTCAGCGTTACGGACTCCTATACAGCATCATCTCTGTGGGTTTCTTTCTGTTCCTGATTATGAGTTATTTTATCATATCCAG gAACCGAAGAAGTGAAGACCATGAAAAAATTGTTGCCCCTTTATTGCAAGGAAGTGAACG GAAACGAAGAAGTGAAGATCATGAAAAAATTGCTGCCCCTTTATTGCAAGGAAGTGAACG GAAACGAAGAAGTGAAGATCATGAAAAAATTGCTGCCCCTTTATTGCAAGGAAGTGAACG GAATCAAAGCAGTGAAAATAATGAAGACACCAATATGGAGGAATCTGAAAG